The following proteins come from a genomic window of Mycobacterium sp. DL:
- a CDS encoding condensation domain-containing protein produces the protein MRIGKITVGALAEWTLKPGSVTSWHPTPEAREMARRAPVSSVPVSYMQNQHLRNYCQRTAAGLNFSRQIIASCEVPGQCDIAAMDHAVNAYLRRHDTFRSWFEQTGDGEFVRHALDDSADIEFVPVDQGTMTVDEIRAHAVAIPNPLEWGCFTFGIVQNENDFTFFAAMDHVHGDATLIGTTMLEANGMYAALSGTGQALTLPDAGSFDDFCVRERAHTSELTLDSPGVRAWIELAENNSDGFPEFPLPLGDPDGSTASDMTSEVLMDTAQTERFESACAAAGARFVGGLFACLGLVEHEFTGALTYYGLTPRDSRKAGDNFMTQGWFTGLIPITVPIAATSFSDAAWAAQASFDSSLDMAKVPYYRVLELAPWLNWPRPNFPVSNFLHGGAAPLNAVLAAADMGLANNIGIYPDGRFSYQLTIYIFRYGEGTVMAIMHPDNPVAKKSATRYMQAMKSVSVRVADSGHWGRVA, from the coding sequence TTGCGAATCGGGAAGATCACGGTTGGCGCACTTGCTGAATGGACGCTGAAACCGGGGTCGGTCACCTCATGGCATCCGACGCCCGAGGCTCGGGAAATGGCGCGGCGGGCGCCGGTCAGTTCGGTGCCGGTCAGCTACATGCAGAACCAGCATCTGCGCAACTATTGTCAGCGCACCGCCGCGGGACTGAATTTCTCCCGGCAGATCATCGCCAGCTGTGAAGTGCCCGGCCAATGCGATATCGCTGCCATGGATCACGCCGTCAATGCATATCTCCGTCGGCACGACACGTTCCGCAGTTGGTTCGAGCAGACCGGCGACGGAGAGTTCGTCCGCCATGCCCTCGACGATTCGGCCGACATCGAATTCGTTCCGGTCGATCAGGGCACGATGACGGTCGATGAAATACGCGCGCACGCCGTGGCGATACCGAATCCACTGGAGTGGGGTTGCTTCACATTCGGGATAGTTCAGAACGAGAACGACTTCACATTCTTCGCGGCCATGGATCACGTCCACGGGGACGCGACATTGATCGGCACGACGATGCTGGAAGCCAACGGAATGTATGCGGCGCTGAGTGGGACCGGTCAGGCCCTCACGTTGCCCGACGCCGGCAGCTTCGACGACTTCTGTGTCCGCGAGCGCGCGCACACCTCCGAGCTGACCCTGGATTCGCCCGGGGTCCGGGCGTGGATCGAACTCGCGGAGAACAACAGTGACGGTTTTCCCGAGTTCCCGCTTCCGCTCGGTGACCCGGACGGGTCGACGGCCAGCGACATGACCTCCGAGGTCCTGATGGACACGGCCCAGACGGAGCGCTTCGAATCGGCGTGCGCCGCTGCCGGGGCGCGGTTCGTCGGCGGTCTGTTCGCCTGTCTCGGTCTGGTGGAGCACGAATTCACCGGTGCTCTGACGTATTACGGTCTCACTCCGCGGGATTCCCGCAAAGCCGGCGACAATTTCATGACGCAGGGTTGGTTCACCGGTTTGATCCCGATCACCGTGCCGATAGCGGCGACCTCTTTCAGTGATGCGGCATGGGCGGCGCAGGCTTCGTTCGATTCGAGCCTGGACATGGCCAAAGTGCCGTATTACCGGGTTCTCGAGTTGGCGCCGTGGTTGAACTGGCCGCGGCCGAACTTCCCGGTGTCGAATTTCCTCCACGGTGGCGCCGCGCCGCTCAACGCCGTCCTCGCCGCGGCCGATATGGGCCTTGCGAACAATATCGGGATCTACCCTGACGGCCGGTTCTCCTATCAATTGACGATTTACATTTTCCGTTACGGGGAGGGCACCGTGATGGCGATCATGCATCCCGACAACCCGGTCGCCAAGAAATCAGCCACCCGGTACATGCAGGCGATGAAGTCGGTGTCCGTCCGGGTTGCTGACAGCGGGCACTGGGGACGTGTGGCGTAG
- a CDS encoding RND family transporter, producing the protein MQRLADWVVRWPWAVIGVWIAVAIALPLSVPSLGEMALKQPLAILPSDAPSSVAARQMTEAFDESGAENLLLVALINENGLRPADEVAYRKLVDRLRDDVTDVVMVQDFVSTPQLRPFLTSEDKTTWVLPVGLAGELGTPQAHDAYNRVVDIVERNTAGSGLRVHLTGPAATVADLTVAGEQDRLPIELAIAIMVLLVLLVVYRNPITMLLPLTAIGISLVTAQALVAGFSLLTGAGVSNQSVIFLSAMIAGAGTDYAVFLISRYHDYLRLGADSDEAVKRALVSIGKVITASAAMVGLTFLAISFAEMGVFSTIGVSCGIGIAVAFLAAMTLLPAILVIAGPRGWVKPRRELTARFWRRSGIRIVRRPKTNLVASLLVLVILAGCAGLANFNYDDRKALGPSAPSSVGYAALEKHFDVSQAIPVYVLVQSPHDLRTPRGLADLEQMAQRITQLPNIAMVNGVTRPLGEVPPEFRATYQAGIVGDRLAAGSAQIDDNSSDLDRLATGANTLADSLGDVRAQINEVAPTIQSLINSLSSVRTEYGGDRLVRDVETAAKLVDSVNRLGNSMGLNFGAVRDMFAWIGPVLTALQGNAICDANPSCRDTRLQFERLMTARADGSVDEINKLAGELQGVEDRQTLTATVNQLNSALAQFSAAVSDMGLDRPGGLESGLTDLRQGADQLASGSEQVAGGVDLLVEQIELMSDGLREASSFLMTMRNDASGPSMAGFNVPAQAFELEEFKLAAAAFMSPDGRSVRYLVQTELNPFSTEAMDQVNVIGNTARDAQPNTALSDATILMGGFPAALRDTRDYYERDIRFIIAVTLAVVLLTLMVLLRSLVAPLYLVASVVISYFAAIGLSVLVFQYGLGQQLHWSVPPLAFVVLVAVGADYNMLFVSRMRDESPHGMRYGIIRTLTSTGGVITAAGLIFAASMSGLLFSSITTVVQGGFVIGVGILLDTFVVRTITVPAIATLVGRANWWPSRMGEQQRVSPAESTQ; encoded by the coding sequence ATGCAACGGCTAGCCGATTGGGTGGTGCGCTGGCCCTGGGCGGTGATCGGGGTCTGGATCGCCGTGGCGATCGCGCTGCCGCTGTCGGTGCCCAGCCTGGGCGAGATGGCGCTGAAGCAACCGCTGGCGATCCTGCCCAGCGACGCCCCGTCGAGTGTCGCGGCCCGCCAGATGACCGAGGCGTTCGACGAGTCCGGCGCCGAGAACCTGCTGCTGGTGGCGTTGATCAACGAGAACGGACTGCGGCCGGCCGACGAAGTCGCCTATCGGAAGCTCGTGGATCGACTGCGCGACGACGTCACCGATGTCGTGATGGTGCAGGACTTCGTCAGCACGCCTCAGCTGCGGCCGTTCCTGACCAGTGAGGACAAGACGACGTGGGTGCTGCCGGTCGGCCTCGCGGGCGAACTCGGCACCCCCCAGGCCCACGATGCGTACAACCGGGTCGTCGACATCGTCGAACGCAACACCGCGGGATCCGGTCTGAGGGTGCATCTCACCGGCCCCGCTGCCACCGTCGCCGACCTCACCGTCGCGGGCGAACAGGACCGCCTGCCGATCGAACTCGCGATCGCCATCATGGTGCTCCTGGTCCTGCTGGTGGTGTACCGCAACCCGATCACCATGCTGCTGCCGTTGACCGCGATCGGCATCTCACTGGTGACCGCCCAGGCACTGGTGGCCGGATTCTCCCTGCTCACCGGAGCGGGAGTGTCCAATCAGTCCGTCATCTTCCTGAGCGCGATGATCGCGGGCGCGGGGACGGACTACGCGGTGTTCCTGATCAGCCGCTATCACGACTATCTGCGGCTCGGTGCGGATTCCGACGAGGCCGTCAAGCGGGCCCTCGTCTCCATCGGCAAGGTGATCACCGCGTCCGCCGCGATGGTGGGGCTGACCTTCCTGGCGATCAGCTTCGCCGAGATGGGGGTGTTCTCCACCATCGGGGTGTCGTGCGGCATCGGCATCGCCGTCGCATTCCTCGCCGCGATGACGCTGCTGCCGGCGATCCTGGTCATCGCCGGGCCACGCGGTTGGGTCAAGCCGCGGCGGGAACTCACCGCCCGATTCTGGCGGCGCTCCGGGATCCGCATCGTGCGGCGACCGAAGACCAACCTGGTGGCCAGCCTGCTCGTGCTGGTCATCCTCGCCGGCTGCGCAGGCTTGGCGAACTTCAACTACGACGATCGCAAAGCTCTGGGACCGTCGGCGCCGAGCTCGGTCGGGTACGCCGCGCTGGAGAAACACTTCGACGTCAGCCAGGCGATCCCCGTCTACGTCCTCGTCCAGTCACCGCACGACCTGCGGACCCCGCGCGGGCTCGCGGATCTGGAGCAGATGGCGCAACGCATCACCCAACTGCCGAACATCGCCATGGTCAACGGCGTCACCCGGCCCCTGGGGGAGGTTCCGCCCGAGTTCCGGGCGACCTATCAGGCGGGCATCGTCGGGGACCGGTTGGCGGCCGGCTCCGCCCAGATCGACGACAACAGCAGTGACCTCGATCGGCTCGCCACCGGTGCCAACACCCTGGCCGACAGCCTCGGCGACGTCCGCGCCCAGATCAACGAGGTCGCCCCCACCATCCAGAGTCTGATCAACTCGTTGTCCTCGGTGAGAACCGAATACGGCGGCGACCGGCTCGTCAGGGATGTCGAGACCGCCGCGAAGCTGGTCGACAGCGTCAACAGGCTCGGCAACTCGATGGGCCTGAACTTCGGGGCGGTCAGGGACATGTTCGCCTGGATCGGCCCGGTGCTGACCGCGCTGCAGGGAAATGCGATCTGCGACGCCAATCCGTCGTGCCGGGACACCCGGCTGCAGTTCGAACGGTTGATGACCGCACGCGCGGACGGGAGCGTCGACGAGATCAACAAGTTGGCCGGAGAGTTGCAGGGAGTCGAGGACCGGCAGACCCTCACCGCAACGGTCAATCAACTCAACAGTGCGCTCGCCCAGTTCTCGGCTGCGGTGTCCGACATGGGCCTGGACAGGCCGGGCGGCCTCGAATCAGGCCTGACCGATCTCCGGCAGGGCGCCGACCAGCTCGCCAGCGGAAGTGAGCAGGTCGCCGGGGGAGTGGATCTGCTCGTCGAACAGATCGAGCTGATGAGCGACGGCCTCCGGGAGGCCTCGTCGTTCCTGATGACGATGCGCAACGACGCGTCGGGACCGTCGATGGCAGGCTTCAACGTTCCCGCCCAGGCCTTCGAACTCGAGGAGTTCAAGCTGGCGGCCGCGGCGTTCATGTCGCCGGATGGCCGCTCGGTGCGCTACCTGGTTCAGACCGAGCTCAATCCGTTCAGCACCGAGGCGATGGATCAGGTCAATGTCATCGGCAACACCGCCCGCGACGCCCAACCGAACACCGCCCTGTCGGATGCGACCATTCTGATGGGCGGGTTCCCGGCGGCACTGCGGGACACCCGCGACTACTACGAACGCGACATCCGGTTCATCATCGCCGTCACCCTCGCGGTCGTGCTGTTGACGCTGATGGTGCTGCTACGTTCACTCGTCGCGCCGCTCTATCTGGTTGCCTCCGTGGTGATTTCGTACTTCGCCGCGATCGGTCTGTCCGTCCTGGTGTTCCAGTACGGCCTCGGTCAACAACTGCACTGGAGTGTGCCGCCGCTGGCGTTCGTGGTCCTGGTCGCAGTGGGCGCCGACTACAACATGCTCTTCGTGTCGCGAATGCGCGACGAGTCCCCGCACGGCATGCGTTACGGCATCATCCGCACGCTGACGTCGACCGGGGGCGTCATCACCGCGGCGGGCCTGATCTTCGCCGCCTCCATGAGCGGTCTGCTGTTCTCCAGCATCACCACCGTCGTCCAGGGCGGTTTTGTGATCGGTGTGGGGATCCTGCTGGACACCTTCGTGGTCCGCACCATCACGGTGCCCGCGATCGCGACCCTGGTCGGACGGGCGAACTGGTGGCCGTCACGGATGGGTGAGCAGCAGCGAGTGTCCCCGGCGGAAAGCACCCAGTAG
- a CDS encoding AMP-binding protein, which translates to MSQSSILSMLHGRASLRPDDVAFTFTDYDRDPAGVAESVTWSQLSRRTLNVAREIRLRGSVGDRAVILAPQGMEYILAFLGSMQAGFVAVPLPLPHRGSSHDRVSAVFADTKPSVVLTTSAVAEDVGDYVDQSRMDTAPKIVEIDSMNLDGPVPTDDGPPLATADFPGTAYLQYSSGSTRMPTGVMISHHNLQANFEQLMRTFFAGEQAGPSAEATFVSWLPFYHDMGLVLGVCAPILSGHPGALMSPVAFLEKPARWMRALAENPRAFSAAPNFAFDLAARKTADSDLAGLDLGGVHGIINGAERVEPATLERFADRFAHFNFRDRMLRPSYGLAEATVFVTDGTWSESSPAARFDVEELGAGRVRPSEAARGAAAGKSTALVRYDVPQSPMVRIVDADTHRLCAPDLVGEIWVHGDNIASGYWNRPPHEQRCFGATLVDPAPGTPEGPWLRTGDLGFISDGELFIVGRIKDLLIIRGRNHLPEDIEATVQGITGGRVAAISVPVKSTETLVTVIEFKKPTALDEEAMRRLSAVKSDVTSAISNAHGLNVEDLVLVSPGSIPTTTSGKIRRAACAEQYRRDQFTRLDA; encoded by the coding sequence ATGTCCCAGTCATCGATTCTGTCGATGCTGCACGGGCGTGCCAGCCTGCGACCCGACGACGTGGCCTTCACGTTCACCGACTACGACCGCGACCCGGCCGGTGTCGCCGAGAGCGTGACGTGGTCGCAGCTGTCACGACGAACGCTGAACGTGGCGCGCGAGATCCGTCTTCGCGGGTCGGTCGGTGACCGGGCGGTGATCCTGGCCCCGCAGGGCATGGAGTACATCCTGGCCTTCCTGGGATCCATGCAGGCCGGGTTCGTCGCGGTGCCGCTCCCGCTGCCGCATCGCGGCTCGAGTCACGACCGGGTGAGTGCGGTTTTCGCCGACACGAAGCCCTCGGTGGTGCTCACCACCTCCGCGGTCGCCGAAGATGTCGGCGACTACGTCGATCAGTCACGGATGGACACCGCGCCGAAGATCGTCGAGATCGACTCGATGAACCTGGACGGCCCCGTGCCCACCGACGACGGACCGCCCCTCGCGACTGCCGACTTCCCCGGCACTGCGTATCTGCAGTACAGCTCGGGCTCGACCCGGATGCCGACCGGGGTGATGATCTCCCACCACAATCTCCAGGCGAATTTCGAGCAGCTGATGCGCACCTTCTTCGCCGGTGAGCAGGCCGGACCCTCGGCCGAGGCCACGTTCGTGTCGTGGCTGCCGTTCTACCACGACATGGGTCTGGTGCTGGGTGTCTGCGCCCCGATCCTCAGCGGCCATCCGGGGGCGTTGATGAGCCCGGTCGCGTTCCTGGAGAAGCCGGCCCGCTGGATGCGGGCGCTTGCGGAGAATCCTCGCGCGTTCTCAGCGGCGCCCAACTTCGCCTTCGACCTGGCCGCCCGCAAGACCGCCGACAGCGACCTCGCCGGACTCGACCTCGGCGGGGTGCACGGCATCATCAACGGCGCCGAGCGCGTCGAGCCCGCCACGTTGGAGCGCTTCGCAGATCGGTTTGCGCACTTCAATTTTCGTGACCGCATGCTGCGCCCGTCGTACGGGCTCGCCGAAGCGACGGTCTTCGTCACCGACGGCACCTGGAGCGAGTCGTCGCCGGCGGCGCGCTTCGACGTCGAAGAACTGGGCGCCGGCCGGGTCCGGCCGAGCGAAGCAGCGCGGGGCGCGGCGGCAGGCAAGTCCACGGCGCTCGTGCGGTACGACGTGCCGCAGTCGCCGATGGTGCGGATCGTCGATGCCGACACCCACCGGTTGTGCGCGCCGGACCTGGTCGGTGAGATCTGGGTGCACGGTGACAACATCGCCTCCGGTTACTGGAACAGACCGCCGCACGAGCAGCGGTGTTTCGGCGCCACGCTCGTCGATCCGGCACCGGGCACCCCTGAGGGGCCGTGGCTGCGGACCGGCGATCTGGGTTTCATCTCCGACGGTGAGCTGTTCATCGTCGGCCGTATCAAGGACCTGCTCATCATCCGCGGCCGAAATCATCTCCCCGAGGACATCGAGGCGACGGTTCAGGGAATCACCGGAGGCCGGGTCGCGGCGATATCGGTTCCGGTGAAGAGCACCGAGACGCTGGTCACCGTCATCGAGTTCAAGAAGCCGACCGCGCTCGACGAGGAGGCGATGCGCCGGCTCAGCGCCGTCAAGAGTGACGTCACGTCGGCGATATCCAATGCGCACGGCCTCAACGTCGAGGACCTCGTTCTGGTGTCCCCCGGGTCGATTCCCACCACCACGAGCGGCAAGATCCGCCGCGCCGCCTGCGCAGAGCAGTACAGGCGGGACCAGTTCACCCGACTGGACGCCTGA
- the pe gene encoding acyltransferase PE, with product MGRLLAFGTVLTTLGAAGVFGLGIAAADEPAVPPAPGAPTDGPPPLGTPGRAYALGGAHVLGIPYDEYIMRTGAEWFPGLDRQIVDYPAGQVQGHTLERLFPGIGRLDDSFPGLGIDGPSVGESVDVGSPDTIAAIREGGQGTAIGLSEGAMVLNDVQARLAYDPAAPPPDQLSFAMFGDPVARHAFGESFLTQMFPVGSVVPSLDYRIPPPVESQYDTYQFISAYDSIADWPDRPDNWMSVANAIVGLATGHTAVAFTEPSNVPPQNIRTTVNSRGAKTTTFMIPEEHLPLVLPFKYLGVPQETLIELDAVLKPYVDAGYSRHDNPLTAPITVDPVNGYDPAEVTAPATQAAFGGDADPLSQLLSGIQYVLNNQPQP from the coding sequence ATGGGGCGACTACTCGCATTCGGGACGGTGCTGACAACCCTCGGCGCCGCAGGCGTTTTCGGGCTCGGGATCGCCGCCGCCGACGAACCCGCGGTCCCGCCGGCTCCCGGCGCCCCGACCGACGGCCCGCCGCCGCTGGGAACCCCGGGTAGGGCGTACGCGCTCGGCGGTGCCCATGTGCTGGGCATTCCGTACGACGAATACATCATGCGCACCGGCGCGGAGTGGTTCCCGGGGCTGGACCGGCAGATCGTCGACTACCCCGCCGGCCAGGTCCAGGGCCACACCCTGGAACGGCTGTTCCCCGGGATCGGTCGGCTGGACGACTCCTTCCCCGGCCTCGGCATCGACGGGCCGAGCGTCGGCGAGTCGGTGGACGTCGGATCGCCGGACACCATCGCGGCGATCCGCGAGGGTGGCCAGGGCACCGCGATCGGGTTGTCCGAGGGCGCGATGGTGCTCAACGACGTGCAGGCACGGCTCGCCTACGACCCGGCCGCCCCGCCGCCGGATCAGCTGAGCTTCGCGATGTTCGGCGACCCGGTGGCGCGGCACGCCTTCGGTGAGAGCTTCCTGACGCAGATGTTCCCGGTCGGCAGCGTCGTTCCGTCACTGGATTACCGCATCCCGCCACCGGTGGAGAGCCAGTACGACACCTACCAGTTCATCTCGGCCTATGACAGCATCGCCGACTGGCCGGACCGGCCGGACAACTGGATGTCGGTCGCCAACGCGATCGTGGGCCTGGCCACCGGTCACACCGCCGTCGCGTTCACCGAACCGAGCAACGTTCCGCCGCAGAACATCCGGACGACCGTCAACTCCAGGGGCGCGAAGACGACGACGTTCATGATTCCCGAGGAGCACCTTCCCCTGGTGCTGCCGTTCAAGTACCTCGGGGTGCCGCAGGAAACTCTGATCGAGCTCGACGCGGTGCTCAAGCCGTACGTGGACGCCGGTTACTCACGGCACGACAACCCGCTGACCGCGCCGATCACGGTCGATCCGGTCAACGGTTACGACCCCGCGGAGGTCACCGCACCGGCCACCCAGGCCGCGTTCGGCGGCGACGCCGATCCGCTGTCGCAGCTGCTGTCCGGGATTCAGTACGTATTGAACAATCAGCCGCAGCCCTGA
- a CDS encoding GAP family protein: MWIPLLVMAVAVSLEPFRIGMTVLMINRPRPALQLLAFLAGGFVMGTTVGVIVLFILRPALGSAHFTLPRVQIVVGAVVLVNAALVATGLMGRLRGTRADGAPDRFSGPLTTRAKQLLGGRSLWTAGVAGLGIALPSIDYVAALALIVASGAAAATQFGALVLFNVVAFALVEIPLLCYLMAPERTRATVMALHDWLRSNGRLGVSALLAVVGCVLLGVGFAGL, translated from the coding sequence ATGTGGATCCCGCTCCTGGTGATGGCCGTTGCGGTCAGCCTGGAACCCTTCCGCATCGGTATGACGGTCCTGATGATCAACCGTCCTCGGCCGGCGCTTCAACTCCTCGCCTTCCTCGCGGGCGGCTTCGTCATGGGGACCACCGTCGGCGTGATCGTCCTGTTCATCCTTCGGCCGGCGCTGGGGTCCGCGCATTTCACGCTGCCCAGAGTTCAGATCGTGGTCGGCGCGGTGGTGCTGGTCAACGCAGCGCTGGTGGCCACGGGTCTGATGGGGCGGTTGCGTGGCACGCGTGCCGACGGGGCGCCGGACCGGTTCTCGGGACCGCTCACAACCCGCGCCAAGCAGCTTCTCGGCGGCCGGTCGCTGTGGACGGCGGGCGTCGCCGGCCTCGGCATCGCGCTGCCGTCGATCGACTACGTCGCGGCGCTGGCACTCATCGTCGCCTCCGGCGCCGCGGCCGCCACCCAGTTCGGCGCCCTGGTGCTGTTCAACGTGGTGGCGTTCGCGCTGGTGGAGATTCCGCTGCTGTGTTACCTGATGGCCCCCGAGCGCACCCGCGCGACGGTCATGGCGCTGCACGACTGGCTACGGTCGAACGGCCGACTGGGAGTGTCCGCGCTGTTGGCGGTGGTCGGCTGCGTGCTGCTCGGGGTGGGGTTCGCCGGTCTGTAG
- a CDS encoding flavin reductase family protein, with amino-acid sequence MSGSPTHLSPSSLREAFGHFPAGVIAIAAEIDGVRVGLAASTFVPVSLDPPLVSFCVQNTSTTWPRLKDVPYLGISVLGESHDAAARTLAAKTGDRFAGLETASSERGAVFIHGTSVWLESAIEQTIPAGDHTIVVLRVSDITVHPDVPPIVFHRSTFRRLDA; translated from the coding sequence ATGAGCGGCTCCCCGACCCACCTCAGCCCGTCGTCCCTGCGGGAGGCGTTCGGACATTTCCCCGCCGGAGTCATCGCGATCGCCGCGGAGATCGACGGCGTCCGCGTCGGCCTGGCGGCCAGCACTTTCGTCCCGGTGTCACTCGACCCGCCGCTGGTGTCGTTCTGTGTGCAGAACACGTCGACGACGTGGCCCCGCCTCAAAGACGTCCCTTACCTGGGGATCAGTGTGCTCGGGGAGTCACACGACGCGGCCGCGCGCACCCTGGCCGCCAAAACAGGTGACCGGTTCGCGGGTCTGGAGACGGCGTCCAGCGAGCGCGGTGCAGTGTTCATCCACGGCACCAGCGTGTGGTTGGAGAGCGCGATCGAGCAGACGATCCCGGCCGGAGATCACACCATCGTGGTTCTGCGGGTCAGTGACATCACCGTGCATCCGGACGTGCCACCGATCGTTTTCCACCGCAGCACGTTCCGCAGGCTCGACGCCTAG
- a CDS encoding acyl-CoA dehydrogenase family protein, with protein MANSRGLLLNPNDFDPQHLDAQSRRQLRALIEWFEERGKVRLLRDDLEATWVGDFLDFVKRERLFATFLTPSEFADGDADKRWDTSRNAVLSEILGFYGLAYWYAEQVTILGLGPIWQSDNVKAKEKAAAQLEAGGVMAFGLSEREHGADIYNTDLLLTPATDADSEGVVFRASGEKYYIGNGNVAGMVSVFSRRTDIEGADGYVWFVADSGHENYELIDNVVHGQMFVSNFRLNDYPVYEEDILCTGPDAFSAALNTVNVGKFNLCSGSIGMCEHAFYEAITHANNRILYGNPVTDFPHVRASFVDAYARVVAMKSFSNRAIDYFRSAGLEDRRYLLFNPVTKSKVTSEGEKVVTLLWDVLAAKGFEKNTYFCEVARLIGALPRLEGTVHVNVAQILKFMPNYMFNPTDYPQIGTRDDPADDVFFWSQGPARGASKVQFADWAPVYERHSEIPNVARFYEQALALKQLLTTAAPDTGQQADLDFVLVVGHLFTLVVYGQLILEQAELTGLDRDVVDQIFDIQVRDFSGYAVALHGKPSSTPAQQEWALAAVRKPVADGARFDRVWEQVRSYDGAYEMRP; from the coding sequence ATGGCGAACTCCCGCGGACTGTTGCTCAACCCGAACGACTTCGACCCCCAGCACCTCGACGCGCAGTCGCGGCGCCAACTGCGTGCCCTGATCGAGTGGTTCGAGGAGCGCGGAAAGGTGCGGCTGCTCCGCGACGACCTGGAGGCGACGTGGGTCGGCGACTTCCTGGACTTCGTCAAGCGCGAGCGGCTGTTCGCCACGTTCCTGACCCCGTCGGAGTTCGCCGACGGGGATGCCGACAAGCGTTGGGACACCTCGCGCAATGCCGTGCTCAGTGAGATCCTCGGTTTCTACGGGCTGGCCTACTGGTACGCCGAACAGGTCACGATCCTCGGTCTCGGACCGATCTGGCAGAGCGACAACGTCAAGGCCAAGGAGAAGGCGGCCGCGCAACTCGAGGCCGGCGGCGTGATGGCGTTCGGGCTGTCCGAACGCGAACACGGCGCCGACATCTACAACACCGACCTGCTACTCACGCCCGCGACCGATGCTGACAGCGAAGGTGTGGTCTTCCGGGCGTCGGGCGAGAAGTACTACATCGGCAACGGCAACGTGGCGGGCATGGTGTCGGTCTTCTCTCGCCGCACCGACATCGAAGGGGCGGACGGTTACGTATGGTTCGTCGCCGACAGCGGGCACGAGAACTATGAGCTCATCGACAACGTGGTGCACGGCCAGATGTTCGTGAGCAACTTCCGGCTCAACGACTACCCGGTCTACGAGGAGGACATCCTGTGCACCGGACCCGACGCCTTCTCCGCGGCGCTGAACACCGTCAACGTCGGAAAGTTCAATCTGTGCAGTGGCTCGATCGGGATGTGTGAGCACGCCTTCTACGAGGCGATCACCCATGCCAACAACCGCATCCTGTACGGCAACCCCGTCACCGACTTCCCGCACGTGCGCGCCAGCTTCGTCGACGCCTACGCCCGGGTGGTCGCGATGAAGTCGTTCAGCAACCGCGCCATCGACTACTTCCGCAGCGCCGGCCTCGAGGACCGGCGCTACCTGCTGTTCAACCCGGTCACGAAGTCCAAGGTCACCTCCGAGGGCGAGAAGGTCGTCACGCTGCTGTGGGATGTGCTGGCCGCCAAGGGTTTCGAGAAGAACACCTACTTCTGCGAGGTCGCCCGCCTGATCGGGGCGCTACCTCGGCTCGAAGGCACGGTGCATGTCAACGTGGCGCAGATCCTGAAGTTCATGCCGAACTACATGTTCAATCCGACGGACTACCCGCAGATCGGCACCCGCGACGATCCGGCCGACGACGTGTTCTTCTGGTCGCAGGGTCCGGCCCGCGGCGCGTCGAAGGTCCAGTTCGCGGATTGGGCTCCGGTCTACGAGAGGCACTCGGAGATCCCCAACGTCGCGCGCTTCTACGAGCAGGCGCTGGCGCTGAAGCAGTTACTGACGACGGCGGCGCCGGACACTGGTCAACAGGCCGACCTCGACTTCGTCCTCGTCGTGGGCCATTTGTTCACGCTGGTCGTCTACGGCCAGCTGATCCTCGAGCAGGCCGAGTTGACCGGTCTCGATCGTGATGTCGTGGACCAGATCTTCGACATCCAGGTGCGCGACTTCTCCGGGTACGCGGTCGCGCTGCACGGAAAGCCCAGCTCGACGCCCGCCCAACAGGAATGGGCGCTGGCTGCGGTGCGTAAGCCGGTTGCCGACGGCGCTCGCTTCGACCGGGTCTGGGAGCAGGTGCGATCCTACGACGGGGCCTACGAGATGCGCCCCTGA